In Papaver somniferum cultivar HN1 chromosome 1, ASM357369v1, whole genome shotgun sequence, a genomic segment contains:
- the LOC113315970 gene encoding phospholipase A(1) LCAT3-like, producing the protein MISDWSFSDCFGKKEFVDNDDADGIDPVLLVSGIGGSIMNSKDKKSGNEIRVWVRVLLANWEFQKRAWSIYNPKTGYTESLDKNSEIVVPDDDYGLYAIDILDPSAVMKCLKMEEVYQYHDMIDMLVKCGHKKGTTLFGYGYDFRQSNRIGKGMEGLKAKLENAYKASGGRKVNIISHSMGGLLVSCFLSLYHDVFEKYVNKWICIACPFQGAPGCINDTLLTGLQFLEGFESYFFVSRWAMHQLLVECPSIYEMLPNPEFKWEKQPQIQVWRKQSENNETSVKLETYGPNESITLFEEALKDNELNYGGKSIALPFNKSILKWATETREILNKAQLPDGVKFYNIFGASFESPFDVRYGTETYPIEDMPQICHTIPQYSYVNGDGTVPLESAKGDWFSATERVGVSATHRGLLSDETVFQLIQQWLGIEPKKSSRRAKTSKVVDAFPK; encoded by the exons atgattagtGATTGGAGCTTCTCTGATTGTTTTGGAAAAAAGGAATTTGTTGATAATGATGATGCTGATGGTATTGATCCAGTGCTATTAGTATCTGGGATTGGAGGTTCAATCATGAACTCAAAAGATAAAAAATCTGGAAATGAAATTAGAGTTTGGGTTAGAGTTTTATTAGCTAATTGGGAGTTTCAGAAGAGAGCTTGGTCTATTTATAACCCCAAAACAG GTTATACAGAGTCATTGGATAAGAATAGTGAAATTGTTGTACCAGATGATGATTATGGACTTTATGCAATTGACATTTTGGATCCCTCAGCG GTTATGAAATGCTTAAAGATGGAAGAAGTGTATCAATATCATGATATGATTGATATGCTTGTTAAATGTGGACATAAGAAAGGAACTACATTGTTTGGATACGGTTATGACTTTCGACAGAGTAATAG AATTGGTAAAGGGATGGAAGGTCTAAAAGCAAAACTTGAGAATGCTTACAAAGCTTCAGGGggtagaaaagtgaatataatttCGCACTCGATGGGCGGATTGCTTGTTTCGTGCTTCCTCTCACTCTATCACGAT GTATTCGAAAAGTATGTTAACAAGTGGATTTGCATAGCCTGCCCATTTCAGG GCGCACCTGGATGTATCAATGATACTCTTTTAACGGGTTTACAGTTTCTTGAAGGCTTTGAAAGCTACTTTTTCGTATCCAGGTGGGCGATGCATCAACTG CTGGTTGAGTGCCCGTCAATTTATGAGATGTTGCCAAATCCAGAGTTCAAGTGGGAAAAGCAACCTCAAATTCAAGTTTGGCGAAAGCAATCAGAAAATAATGAAACTTCAGTAAAGTTGGAAACATATGGCCCAAATGAAAGCATTACATTGTTTGAAGAGGCTTTGAAAGATAATGAG CTCAATTACGGTGGGAAGTCGATCGCATTACCGTTTAACAAATCAATTCTTAAATGGGCAACTGAGACTCGGGAAATTCTCAACAAAGCTCAACTACCAGATGGTGTCAAATTCTATAACATCTTTGGAGCGTCATTTGAATCTCCTTTTGATGTACG CTACGGAACAGAAACTTATCCTATTGAGGATATGCCCCAAATATGCCACACAATC CCCCAGTATTCTTACGTGAATGGAGACGGGACTGTCCCATTGGAATCAGCCAAG GGTGATTGGTTTTCAGCTACTGAAAGAGTAGGAGTAAGTGCAACTCATCGCGGATTATTAAGCGATGAAACTGTTTTTCAACTCATTCAACAATGGTTAGGAATCGAACCGAAAAAATCGAGTCGGCGTGCCAAGACTTCTAAAGTGGTGGATGCATTCCCCAAGTGA